In Nocardioides daphniae, the DNA window ACCGTGGCCGTGGGGCGCTGCGGTGTCGTCGGTGCCCTCGCCTAGGGTCGTGCCGTGACCCTGAGACTGCGCGCGCACTCGTTCGCCGACGACGAGACGCTGATGATGGCCATCGTCAACCGCACGCCTGACTCCTTCTACGACAAGGGCGCGACCTGGGCCGAGGACGCCGCGTTCGAGCGCGTCGACCTGGTCGTTGCCCAGGGCGCCGAGATCGTCGACATCGGCGGCATCAAGGCCGCCCCCGGCGTCGAGATCAGCGCCGCGGAGGAGAAGGCCAGGGTCGTCGACTTCGTCGCCCGGGTCCGCGAGACCCACCCCGGCCTGGTCATCTCGGTCGACACCTGGCGGGCCGAGGTCGCCGACGCCGTCTGCGCCGCGGGCGCCGACGTCATCAACGACGCCTGGGGCGGCGCCGACCCGGAGCTGGTCGACGTGGCCGCCGCCCACGACGCCGCGATCATCTGCACCCACACCGGCGGGGTGCAGGTGCGGACCCGACCGCACCGCATCGAGTACGACGACGTGGTCGCCGCCGCGGTCGCCGACACGACGGCGTACGCCGAGCGCGCGCTCGCCGCGGGTGTCGCGCGGGAGTCGATCGTCATCGACCCGGCCCACGACTTCGGCAAGAACACCTTCCACTCGCTCGAGGTGACGCGTCGCCTGGGCGAGCTGGTCGACACCGGCTGGCCGGTGCTGGTCTCGCTGAGCAACAAGGACTTCGTCGGGGAGACCCTCGACAAGCCGGTCGGGCAGCGCCTGACCGGGACCCTGGCCGCCACCAGCGTCTGCGCCCTGGCCGGCGCTCGGGTCTACCGGGTGCACGAGGTCGTCGAGACTCGTGAGACGGTGGACATGGTGTGGAGCATCGCCGGGCGCAGGCGTCCGGCACGAGCGATACGGGGGCTGGCGTGAGCACGGACATCCGCGAGGTCGGCCTGGAGCCGATGCCCGGCACGGGCCGGCGGATCGTCGTGGTGCCCCCGGTCCCGGCGCTGCTGGAGGAGTACGGCTCCTCGACCGACCCGGTCGCCGAGCTGCGCAGCGCCTGCGTCGCCGCGGTGGCGTGGCTCGACAGCCGGGTGCGGATCATCGCCGCCGACGACCTCGCCCGCCGGGTGGGGGAGTCGCTGACCGGCCGTCCCTCCGACGAGGAGGCGACCGACGTCCTGGTGCTCGCCAACGGCAGCGCCCGACGCTCCGAGAAGGCCCCCGGCCACCTCGACGAGCGGGCCGCCGCTTTCGACGCCCACCTGGGCGAGCTGCTGGCCGCGGGCGACGCCGCCGGCCTGGCGGCCGTGGACCACGACCTGGCTGAGGCACTCCTCACGTCGGGGCTGGAAGTGTTTCGTACGTTGTCCGACGAGGGCATCGACGTGCAGAGCGTTCAGATTGATCACGCCGAGGATCCCTTCGGCGTCAGGTACTGGGTGGTGAGGTGGCAGTGCGCGTCCTGATGAGCAACAACGTCCCGGCTGGACCGGACGAGGTCGACGACGAGGCGTTGGTCCGGGCGTACGCCGCGGAGCCGGCCGCCGACGGACTGTGGGTGCGGGTCAACATGGTGGCCAGCGTGGACGGGTCCGCCCAGGGCACCGACGGCGTCACCGACAGCATCAACAACGCCTCCGACAAGCGGGTCTTCGACGCGCTGCGCTCCTACTGCGACGTCGTCGTCGTGGGGGCAGGCACCGCCCGCACCGAGAACTACGGCCCGGCCGGCAAGCCGCTCGTCGTGGTCTCCCGCACCGGCGAGATCAACGACCGCCTGCTGGCCGCGCCGCGTGGCTCGGTCATCCTGGCCACCGTCGAGCACGCCCCCGGCCTCCCGGCCGCGCGTGAGGCGCTGGGCGACGAGAACGTCATGATCCTCGGCAGCTACTCGATCGACTTCACGGCCCTGCGCCGCGAGCTCGCCGCCCGTGGCTGGACCCAGATCCTCGGTGAGGGCGGCCCGCACGTGCTGCGCGACCTCCTGGCCGTGGGCGTGGTGGACGAGCTCTGCCTCACGATCGTGCCGCGCGTCATCGCTGGCCA includes these proteins:
- the folP gene encoding dihydropteroate synthase, whose amino-acid sequence is MTLRLRAHSFADDETLMMAIVNRTPDSFYDKGATWAEDAAFERVDLVVAQGAEIVDIGGIKAAPGVEISAAEEKARVVDFVARVRETHPGLVISVDTWRAEVADAVCAAGADVINDAWGGADPELVDVAAAHDAAIICTHTGGVQVRTRPHRIEYDDVVAAAVADTTAYAERALAAGVARESIVIDPAHDFGKNTFHSLEVTRRLGELVDTGWPVLVSLSNKDFVGETLDKPVGQRLTGTLAATSVCALAGARVYRVHEVVETRETVDMVWSIAGRRRPARAIRGLA
- a CDS encoding dihydrofolate reductase family protein encodes the protein MAVRVLMSNNVPAGPDEVDDEALVRAYAAEPAADGLWVRVNMVASVDGSAQGTDGVTDSINNASDKRVFDALRSYCDVVVVGAGTARTENYGPAGKPLVVVSRTGEINDRLLAAPRGSVILATVEHAPGLPAAREALGDENVMILGSYSIDFTALRRELAARGWTQILGEGGPHVLRDLLAVGVVDELCLTIVPRVIAGQHLRIVEGQPLDVALDPVLLLEEDGTLIGRWLVKR